The following are encoded together in the Leptospira brenneri genome:
- a CDS encoding aminopeptidase encodes MPKPLPLLSIPHPCRTKKIPRIFTVLLFPIFLTGCLPYLFHLGKEQSSIILGREKIEDILNLPELDLKTKQKLNLIRDVRNFAIGELALNEKGGFEYFTKLDREEIGWNVSASEALELKSYTWWFPIAGTVPYKGFFDKQMAVSLEKELQSEGYDTRIRAIGGYSTLGWFSDPVLSPQLNWSDHRLVGLVIHEMAHATVYLPGDSTLNESYASYVEEKGIEIYYTKKEGETSSHLQKFKKEKIRREVTLKLLQKYAEELKVLYSSSLDSEKKLIQKQIIIKRFKEEVIDKKLVPEEKSQEFLTREWNNEDFLGSLRYHSGEVSFESLFTQSGNNFRQFHKEVKKLFDLPEESRQEFLNKKN; translated from the coding sequence ATGCCAAAACCACTTCCACTTTTGTCGATTCCCCATCCTTGTCGAACCAAAAAGATTCCAAGAATATTCACCGTTTTACTATTCCCCATTTTTCTTACTGGTTGTTTACCGTATTTATTTCATTTAGGTAAGGAACAATCGTCCATTATCTTGGGTCGTGAAAAAATCGAAGATATTCTAAACCTACCGGAGTTGGATTTAAAAACAAAACAAAAATTAAATTTAATCAGAGATGTTAGAAATTTCGCCATCGGGGAACTCGCATTAAATGAAAAAGGCGGGTTTGAATACTTCACAAAATTAGATCGAGAAGAAATTGGATGGAATGTCAGTGCCTCTGAAGCATTAGAACTGAAATCCTATACATGGTGGTTTCCCATAGCAGGAACTGTTCCCTATAAAGGTTTCTTCGATAAACAAATGGCAGTCTCTCTAGAAAAAGAATTACAATCCGAAGGATATGATACTCGGATCCGAGCCATCGGTGGATACTCGACACTTGGTTGGTTTTCTGACCCGGTTTTGTCCCCGCAACTGAACTGGTCGGATCATCGACTCGTGGGGCTTGTGATTCACGAAATGGCCCATGCAACAGTTTATTTACCGGGAGACTCAACACTAAACGAGTCTTATGCAAGTTATGTGGAAGAAAAAGGAATCGAAATCTATTACACAAAAAAAGAAGGAGAAACTAGCTCCCATTTACAAAAATTCAAAAAAGAAAAAATCCGTAGAGAAGTAACTTTGAAACTTTTACAAAAATATGCGGAAGAATTAAAAGTTTTGTATTCTTCGTCCTTGGACTCAGAGAAGAAACTCATTCAAAAACAAATCATCATTAAAAGATTCAAAGAAGAAGTGATAGATAAAAAATTAGTACCGGAAGAAAAATCACAAGAGTTCTTAACAAGGGAATGGAATAACGAAGACTTCCTTGGTTCCTTACGTTACCATTCCGGTGAAGTTAGTTTTGAATCCTTGTTTACTCAATCAGGAAACAACTTCAGGCAATTTCATAAAGAAGTGAAAAAACTCTTTGATTTACCAGAAGAATCTAGACAAGAATTCTTAAACAAAAAAAATTAA
- a CDS encoding S1C family serine protease, with amino-acid sequence MERKTSIPPVVYINFALVFVLLFAIFFPEIRSAVTKLFASPKPISSSKQTQAIQIQTSFRNVYREAQQFVVSIRTKKTEMIFHPYAFGESREDRISSIGSGFIIDERGFVVTNYHVIKNAEIIEIIMSDGRIFPARYVGSHERADIALLKIPSNDRFTPAFLGNSDEIEVGDWAIAVGSPYGLEKTFTVGVVSAKSREDLDETGQTHIQTDTAINPGSSGGPLLNIYGEVVGINRMIRSSSGASAGIGFAIPINYAKRVLRQIEQNVGQNIRPATLGVMATAPLPDHRRSLGIPGETVGVLVYDIEPNSSAEKGGLRRYDFIEGANGLQIRHINDLREQVGLVGLGGVLRLKILRDTQEMELSIPLVEAAYKKGP; translated from the coding sequence ATGGAAAGAAAAACTTCGATTCCGCCAGTCGTCTACATTAACTTTGCCTTAGTTTTTGTACTTTTGTTCGCCATATTCTTTCCGGAGATTCGATCGGCGGTGACAAAACTGTTTGCTTCCCCAAAACCGATTTCTTCCAGCAAACAAACCCAGGCCATTCAAATCCAAACAAGTTTTCGCAATGTGTACCGCGAAGCACAACAATTTGTAGTTTCAATCCGTACGAAAAAAACAGAGATGATTTTTCATCCTTATGCTTTTGGCGAAAGTAGAGAGGATCGAATTTCCTCCATCGGTAGTGGCTTTATCATCGATGAAAGGGGATTTGTTGTTACAAATTACCATGTCATCAAAAATGCAGAAATTATAGAAATTATCATGTCGGATGGACGGATTTTTCCTGCTCGTTATGTAGGGAGCCATGAACGTGCCGATATCGCTCTTCTTAAAATCCCAAGTAACGACCGTTTTACTCCCGCATTTTTAGGTAACTCAGATGAAATTGAAGTGGGGGACTGGGCCATTGCCGTAGGGTCCCCATATGGGTTGGAAAAAACATTCACTGTCGGTGTGGTTTCTGCCAAGTCACGAGAGGATTTGGATGAGACGGGCCAGACTCATATCCAGACAGATACCGCGATCAATCCAGGTTCCAGTGGGGGTCCTCTTTTGAATATTTACGGGGAAGTTGTGGGAATCAATCGTATGATCCGTTCTTCCTCTGGCGCAAGTGCTGGGATTGGATTTGCCATCCCCATCAATTACGCCAAGCGGGTGCTTCGCCAGATTGAGCAAAATGTAGGCCAGAACATTCGACCAGCAACTCTCGGAGTCATGGCAACCGCTCCGCTTCCTGACCATAGACGTTCTCTCGGCATTCCTGGGGAAACTGTGGGGGTTTTGGTTTATGATATTGAGCCCAATTCCTCCGCAGAAAAAGGAGGGCTTCGGCGATATGACTTCATTGAGGGCGCCAACGGGCTCCAGATCCGTCATATCAATGATTTACGAGAACAAGTGGGACTTGTTGGTCTCGGGGGCGTCTTACGGTTGAAGATATTACGGGATACCCAAGAGATGGAATTATCGATCCCTTTGGTCGAAGCCGCCTATAAAAAAGGCCCGTAA
- a CDS encoding pyridoxal phosphate-dependent aminotransferase, translating into MRRNIVHSGADALIYEIRQIVALAKQIEAMGVNITWENIGDPIQKGESIPDWMKDIVSGLVAQNKSWAYTATQGDETTRKFLASKVNERGGAQITSEDILFFNGLGDAVAKIFGFMRREARILGPSPAYSTLSSAEAAHSGYEHLTYELNPDNDWMPDLEDIENKVKYNDSIAGILLINPDNPTGAVYPKEVMREIVKICEKYDIILICDETYAHVNYSEWGSIHLSEVIGDKVCGFALRSISKEYPWPGARCGWIEVFNRKNDPTFERYIKSLLDAKMLEVCSTTLPQLSIPLVYSHPEFLNHLKFRNNKFKKRAEKATAALTGIPGVKVIQPKGAFYLTVLFEDGALKPHMTLPISNTKVGDFVAPLMNKAALDRRFVLHLLASAGICVVPLSSFCCDRNGFRVTLLEEDEAKFEWIYVTLAENIRKYLAS; encoded by the coding sequence ATGAGAAGAAATATAGTCCACTCGGGTGCTGATGCACTCATTTATGAAATCCGCCAGATTGTTGCCCTTGCGAAACAGATTGAAGCAATGGGGGTAAACATTACCTGGGAAAATATTGGAGACCCAATCCAGAAAGGAGAATCCATTCCAGATTGGATGAAAGACATCGTCAGTGGGCTTGTCGCCCAAAACAAATCTTGGGCCTATACGGCGACACAAGGCGATGAAACCACTCGTAAATTTTTAGCATCAAAGGTCAATGAAAGAGGTGGGGCTCAAATTACCTCGGAAGATATTTTATTTTTTAACGGCCTTGGTGATGCTGTTGCCAAAATTTTTGGATTTATGAGAAGAGAGGCAAGGATACTTGGACCTTCTCCCGCCTATTCTACGTTATCTTCTGCAGAAGCAGCACATTCTGGATATGAACATCTAACTTATGAATTAAATCCAGACAATGATTGGATGCCCGATTTAGAAGACATTGAAAATAAAGTAAAATACAATGATTCGATTGCAGGAATCCTCCTCATCAATCCAGACAATCCTACTGGTGCAGTTTATCCTAAAGAGGTGATGCGAGAGATTGTTAAAATTTGTGAGAAGTATGATATTATACTCATCTGCGATGAAACCTATGCCCACGTAAATTATTCTGAATGGGGGAGCATCCATTTATCCGAAGTCATCGGTGATAAGGTTTGTGGTTTTGCTCTTCGGTCAATTTCCAAAGAATACCCATGGCCTGGTGCTCGTTGCGGTTGGATTGAAGTCTTCAACAGAAAAAATGATCCAACATTTGAAAGATACATTAAGTCATTGTTAGATGCAAAAATGTTGGAAGTTTGTTCCACTACACTACCGCAACTTTCAATTCCTCTTGTTTATTCTCATCCAGAGTTTTTGAATCATTTAAAGTTTCGAAATAACAAATTCAAAAAAAGAGCAGAGAAGGCAACCGCGGCTCTAACGGGGATTCCTGGAGTTAAGGTCATCCAACCAAAGGGTGCGTTTTATTTAACAGTTCTCTTTGAAGACGGGGCTTTGAAACCGCATATGACGCTTCCCATATCCAATACCAAGGTTGGTGACTTTGTGGCACCCCTTATGAACAAAGCGGCGTTGGATAGAAGATTCGTTTTGCATTTGTTAGCTTCTGCTGGGATTTGTGTGGTTCCGCTCAGTTCATTTTGTTGTGATCGTAATGGGTTTCGTGTCACCTTACTTGAGGAAGACGAAGCAAAGTTTGAATGGATTTATGTTACACTCGCAGAAAATATAAGGAAGTATTTAGCATCCTAA
- the murI gene encoding glutamate racemase: MNSRGRYKIGIFDSGLGGLSVLRTLWKETSNIDYIYFGDLINSPYGQKSKSEVLELSKNAFEYLIEKDCEAVLFACNTATAAAADFLRAKHSVPIFGMEPALKPAVNQNPGVKIAVFATDLTLKEDKFKNLVSGFPLGTEILPVPCEGLAKLIDKDLWEEAWDLFDSKIKTVVKDCDVFVLGCTHYVFLRERILYNYPKVKVYDGNLGTTLHMKRILNLPDFQENKNQLDILLNTSDSDYVHLAGRIAKTITPNHTLSLINTTIGKLHV; the protein is encoded by the coding sequence ATGAATTCTCGCGGAAGGTATAAAATTGGAATTTTCGATTCAGGGCTCGGAGGACTTTCTGTACTCCGAACCTTATGGAAGGAAACATCTAATATTGATTATATCTATTTTGGTGATTTGATTAATTCTCCATACGGTCAAAAATCAAAATCGGAAGTATTGGAACTTTCGAAAAATGCCTTCGAATACTTAATTGAAAAAGATTGTGAAGCCGTTTTGTTTGCTTGTAATACTGCTACGGCAGCGGCAGCAGATTTTCTTAGAGCTAAACATTCTGTTCCTATTTTTGGAATGGAACCTGCATTAAAACCAGCGGTGAACCAAAATCCTGGAGTCAAAATTGCAGTATTTGCAACTGATCTCACTTTAAAAGAAGATAAGTTCAAAAACTTAGTATCTGGATTTCCTTTGGGAACTGAGATTCTTCCTGTTCCGTGTGAAGGACTTGCAAAACTCATTGATAAAGATCTTTGGGAAGAGGCTTGGGATTTGTTTGATTCTAAGATCAAAACAGTTGTTAAAGATTGTGATGTTTTTGTATTAGGTTGTACCCATTATGTTTTTTTAAGAGAACGAATCCTCTATAATTACCCAAAAGTAAAAGTTTATGACGGGAATTTGGGAACAACTCTTCATATGAAACGAATTTTAAATCTTCCCGATTTCCAAGAGAACAAAAACCAATTAGATATCCTTTTAAATACTTCTGACTCTGATTATGTACATCTTGCCGGAAGAATAGCAAAAACAATCACACCCAATCATACACTCTCCCTGATTAATACTACTATAGGAAAACTTCATGTCTGA
- the purM gene encoding phosphoribosylformylglycinamidine cyclo-ligase, with translation MSDSNKVTYKDAGVDTEKGQEFVKRIKTNVASTHNKNVLGGLGGFAACYDVSFLKSYQEPILLSGTDGVGTKLQIARLLDIHDSVGIDLVAMCVNDILVNGGKPLFFQDYIACGKLFLPRMEAIVSGIVKGCSLADCALVGGETAEHPGVMPDDEYDLAGFVVGVVEKQKMIDGKTIKAGDSIIGLGSSGPHSNGFSLIRRLLIGDGKLPSSSAELEFLKDHVFKPTKIYVKTILSLIEKFSIKGMVHITGGGFYENIPRVLPKGIGAEINQLPESYVFSKLEKDHSLDRHDMYGTFNMGIGYILVVDSKSVDSVLSELQSLGESAYLIGQTDSTGKITIK, from the coding sequence ATGTCTGATTCAAATAAAGTTACATACAAAGATGCAGGTGTTGATACCGAAAAAGGTCAAGAGTTTGTAAAAAGAATCAAAACAAATGTGGCATCTACTCACAATAAAAATGTTTTAGGTGGTCTTGGTGGTTTTGCTGCCTGTTATGATGTTAGTTTTTTAAAATCCTATCAAGAACCTATTTTACTTTCGGGAACCGATGGTGTTGGGACTAAGTTACAGATTGCACGCTTATTAGATATCCATGATTCTGTTGGGATTGATCTCGTGGCGATGTGTGTGAATGATATTCTTGTGAATGGAGGAAAACCTTTATTTTTTCAAGACTACATTGCCTGTGGAAAATTATTTTTACCTCGAATGGAAGCCATTGTTTCGGGAATAGTAAAAGGTTGTTCTTTGGCTGATTGTGCTTTAGTGGGTGGCGAAACTGCAGAACATCCAGGTGTGATGCCTGACGATGAATATGATTTAGCTGGATTTGTAGTGGGAGTCGTTGAAAAACAAAAAATGATCGATGGAAAAACCATTAAAGCTGGCGATTCCATCATTGGACTTGGTTCTTCCGGTCCACATAGCAACGGTTTTTCGCTCATTCGAAGATTGTTGATTGGAGATGGAAAATTACCTTCATCTTCTGCCGAATTGGAATTTTTAAAAGATCATGTTTTTAAACCTACAAAAATTTATGTAAAAACAATTTTGTCTTTAATTGAAAAGTTTTCGATTAAAGGAATGGTTCATATTACTGGGGGTGGGTTTTATGAAAATATTCCCCGAGTATTGCCAAAAGGTATCGGTGCAGAAATTAATCAGCTTCCAGAAAGTTATGTTTTTTCTAAGTTAGAAAAAGACCATTCTTTGGATCGTCATGATATGTATGGAACCTTTAATATGGGAATTGGATATATTCTCGTTGTTGATTCCAAATCGGTAGATTCTGTTTTATCTGAATTGCAGTCTTTGGGTGAGTCAGCGTATTTGATTGGTCAGACAGATTCAACTGGCAAAATCACAATTAAGTAG